A genomic segment from Halorubrum depositum encodes:
- the cmk gene encoding (d)CMP kinase, with translation MSGTSPAAEREIDRNLFVTVSGPPGCGATTLVEGLAEALDCGYVSGGELFREIAAERDMSLSQLIAKTGESEEIDRALDRRLRRIAEKWGTANKAFVLESRLAGWIAGNRADVRIWLDAPDEVRADRTLDREEMTSEMQVREVIEEKRYKSYYGIDLSDRSIYDLAINTGRWDPETTLDVALTAIEGYDVEADEGAFDTPDFEI, from the coding sequence ATGAGTGGAACCTCGCCGGCGGCGGAACGGGAGATCGACCGCAACCTGTTCGTCACCGTCTCCGGCCCGCCGGGGTGCGGGGCGACGACGCTGGTCGAGGGGCTGGCGGAGGCGCTCGACTGCGGCTACGTCTCCGGCGGCGAGCTGTTCCGCGAGATCGCCGCCGAACGCGACATGAGCCTCTCGCAACTGATCGCGAAGACCGGCGAGTCGGAGGAGATCGACCGCGCGCTCGACCGGCGGCTCCGCCGGATCGCCGAGAAGTGGGGGACCGCGAACAAGGCGTTCGTGCTGGAGTCGCGCCTCGCCGGGTGGATCGCCGGGAACCGCGCCGACGTCCGGATCTGGCTCGACGCGCCCGACGAGGTGCGCGCCGACCGGACGCTCGACCGCGAGGAGATGACCTCCGAGATGCAGGTCCGCGAGGTGATAGAGGAGAAGCGGTACAAGTCGTACTACGGGATCGACCTCTCCGACCGCTCCATCTACGACCTCGCGATCAACACGGGCCGGTGGGACCCGGAGACGACGCTCGACGTCGCGCTCACCGCGATCGAGGGGTACGACGTCGAGGCGGACGAGGGCGCGTTCGACACCCCGGATTTCGAGATTTAG
- a CDS encoding PLP-dependent cysteine synthase family protein — MSEYVVDESTIFETPLVELDLDLEADADVYAKAEWFNLYEAPHGGGSIKSRIAKGMLDGAEERGELEPGVTVIEPTSGNTGSEVARLAAARGYDVEIVMPDNAAGGKVAAVRDAGAEIHFVDANLGYDAVIERCEEIIAADPDAYFRPNQYENPDNPGTHERTTAREIYEATDGDVTHFVAGVGTGGTITGTGRGLTDLSDGAVEVVGFEPDERLHAIDGLKYLKTGDHYHPETYDESVLDRTEYVTTSDAYDRARALRDRYLDDPVPIADPGQHDEATVREHLRVDDQFVVGTSAGGGAAVVANLDAAGELDDDDVVVFMLCDRGDKYADIPLWEDYL; from the coding sequence ATGAGCGAGTACGTCGTCGACGAGTCGACGATCTTCGAGACGCCCCTCGTGGAGCTGGACCTCGACCTCGAGGCCGACGCGGACGTGTACGCGAAGGCGGAGTGGTTCAACCTCTACGAGGCCCCGCACGGCGGCGGGTCGATCAAGTCCCGGATCGCGAAGGGGATGTTAGACGGCGCCGAGGAGCGCGGCGAGCTCGAGCCCGGCGTCACCGTGATCGAGCCGACATCGGGCAACACCGGCAGCGAGGTGGCGCGGCTCGCGGCCGCCCGCGGCTACGACGTGGAGATCGTCATGCCCGACAACGCGGCCGGCGGGAAGGTGGCTGCCGTCCGCGACGCGGGCGCGGAGATCCACTTCGTCGACGCCAACCTCGGCTACGACGCCGTCATCGAGCGCTGCGAGGAGATCATCGCCGCGGACCCCGACGCGTACTTCCGCCCGAACCAGTACGAGAACCCCGACAACCCCGGCACCCACGAGCGGACGACCGCTCGGGAGATCTACGAGGCGACCGACGGCGACGTGACGCACTTCGTCGCGGGCGTGGGCACGGGCGGGACGATCACGGGGACCGGCCGCGGCCTGACCGACCTGAGCGACGGCGCGGTGGAGGTCGTCGGCTTCGAGCCCGACGAGCGGCTCCACGCCATCGACGGCCTGAAATACCTCAAGACGGGCGACCACTACCACCCCGAGACGTACGACGAGTCGGTGCTCGACCGGACGGAGTACGTCACCACTTCGGACGCGTACGACCGGGCGCGGGCGCTCCGCGACCGCTACCTCGACGACCCTGTCCCGATCGCCGACCCCGGCCAGCACGACGAGGCGACGGTCCGCGAGCACCTCCGCGTCGACGACCAGTTCGTCGTGGGCACCTCCGCGGGCGGCGGCGCGGCCGTGGTGGCGAACCTCGACGCGGCGGGCGAACTCGACGACGACGACGTGGTCGTCTTCATGCTGTGCGACCGCGGCGACAAGTACGCGGACATCCCGCTCTGGGAGGACTACTTATAA
- the ubaA gene encoding SAMP-activating enzyme E1, with protein sequence MSDLDLDPTQLDRYSRHIIMDDVGPEGQKALLDAEVLVLGAGGLGAPIIQYLAAAGVGTLGVADDDEVELSNLQRQVIHGNDDVGRKKVDSAADFVEQLNPDIDVRKHELRVTPDNIEELISGYDFVVDGTDNFATRYLVNDACTLAGIPFSHGSIFKFEGQVTTFAGDDDSPCYRCLFPEAPPAGMVPNCATAGVLGVLPGTVGCLQATETVKHVIGEGESLDGSMLFFDALEMEFDKVEIPKQDDCPVCGDDPAIESVQDVEYNASCAIDVGGDEPEIEADD encoded by the coding sequence ATGAGTGACCTCGACCTCGATCCGACGCAGCTCGACCGCTACTCCAGACACATCATCATGGACGACGTGGGCCCCGAGGGCCAGAAGGCCCTGCTCGACGCCGAGGTGCTCGTGCTCGGCGCCGGGGGGCTCGGCGCGCCGATCATCCAGTACCTCGCGGCCGCCGGCGTGGGCACGCTCGGCGTCGCCGACGACGACGAGGTCGAGCTGTCGAACCTCCAGCGACAGGTGATCCACGGGAACGACGACGTCGGGCGCAAGAAGGTCGACTCCGCCGCCGACTTCGTCGAGCAGCTCAACCCCGACATCGACGTCCGGAAACACGAGCTTCGGGTGACCCCCGACAACATCGAGGAGCTCATCTCCGGCTACGACTTCGTCGTCGACGGCACGGACAACTTCGCGACGCGATACCTCGTCAACGACGCCTGCACGCTCGCCGGGATCCCCTTCTCGCACGGCTCCATCTTCAAGTTCGAGGGCCAGGTGACGACGTTCGCGGGCGACGACGACTCGCCGTGTTACCGCTGTCTGTTCCCCGAGGCGCCGCCGGCCGGGATGGTCCCGAACTGCGCGACCGCGGGCGTCCTCGGCGTCCTCCCGGGCACCGTCGGCTGCCTGCAGGCGACCGAGACGGTGAAACACGTCATCGGCGAGGGCGAGTCGCTCGACGGCTCGATGCTGTTCTTCGACGCGCTCGAGATGGAGTTCGACAAGGTCGAGATCCCCAAGCAGGACGACTGCCCGGTGTGCGGCGACGACCCCGCCATCGAGTCGGTGCAGGACGTCGAGTACAACGCCTCCTGCGCCATCGACGTCGGCGGCGACGAGCCCGAGATCGAAGCGGACGACTAA
- a CDS encoding sulfurtransferase, which yields MVSHNTPDDGAVDGGEGDATGADGADESDPASTRRGLLRAAAGATVAGAAGTAGCLGVTTPADTAAQYELTGNVDHFVGPRWLADNREDVVVLDARDSENFRKERIYGARRVPFDAITSRASTDAGLVPDVAAIATAFGEVGVSPDDDVLVYGASVGSRVTRTAFALAALGHAGSVRVLNGGISGWNGRLGTGSRDRIEPTEYDPDPAESAWVTREWLADRVGTFNGDGPGLVDVRVPEAYLGAPAADALDPDNDRHGHLPGAIGVHWVGNVSGRRMTDPGRLVQLYEGEAELDRAGTVVVYGDDNVDPTSTWLTLRAIGFEDVRVYDGGFGEWANVEGDRGRYPVETATSVVIETEGSVGGGDGGGDFSCTG from the coding sequence ATGGTCTCCCATAACACGCCGGACGACGGCGCGGTCGACGGGGGCGAGGGAGACGCGACCGGAGCCGACGGGGCGGACGAGTCCGACCCGGCGTCGACCCGCCGCGGGCTCCTCCGGGCCGCGGCCGGGGCGACCGTCGCCGGTGCGGCCGGCACCGCCGGCTGTCTCGGGGTCACCACCCCGGCCGACACCGCCGCGCAGTACGAGCTGACCGGGAACGTCGACCACTTCGTCGGGCCGCGCTGGCTCGCCGACAACCGCGAGGACGTCGTCGTCCTCGACGCCCGGGACTCGGAGAACTTCCGCAAAGAGCGAATCTACGGCGCCAGGCGCGTCCCGTTCGACGCGATCACGAGCCGGGCGTCGACCGACGCCGGCCTGGTCCCGGACGTCGCGGCGATCGCGACCGCGTTCGGCGAGGTCGGCGTGTCGCCCGACGACGACGTGCTCGTCTACGGCGCGAGCGTCGGGTCTCGGGTGACGCGGACCGCGTTCGCGCTCGCGGCGCTGGGCCACGCCGGCTCGGTCCGCGTCCTCAACGGCGGCATCTCCGGCTGGAACGGCCGGCTCGGGACGGGCTCTCGCGATCGGATCGAACCGACCGAGTACGATCCCGACCCCGCCGAGTCGGCGTGGGTCACCCGCGAGTGGCTCGCCGACCGCGTCGGGACGTTCAACGGCGACGGCCCCGGCCTCGTCGACGTGCGCGTCCCCGAGGCGTACCTCGGCGCGCCCGCCGCCGACGCGCTGGACCCCGACAACGACCGCCACGGCCACCTCCCCGGCGCGATCGGCGTCCACTGGGTCGGGAACGTCTCCGGCCGGCGGATGACCGACCCCGGACGACTCGTGCAGCTGTACGAGGGCGAGGCGGAGCTGGACCGCGCGGGCACCGTCGTCGTGTACGGCGACGACAACGTCGACCCCACGTCGACGTGGCTGACGCTGCGGGCGATCGGCTTCGAGGACGTGCGCGTGTACGACGGCGGCTTCGGCGAGTGGGCGAACGTCGAGGGCGACCGCGGGCGGTACCCCGTCGAGACCGCGACGAGCGTCGTGATCGAGACGGAGGGAAGCGTCGGCGGCGGCGACGGCGGCGGCGATTTCTCCTGTACGGGATGA
- a CDS encoding YncE family protein, whose translation MTGGGAAHRGDAGDSDRPADRLVAVPCEGDDALALFALSDGEPLGEVPVGSHPVHATTHRGRTFVATMGERAITAVDPNGAVSRIETGVLGPSHFAAANGELFVSCSAGDALAVVDPESLTLVARIAVGAEPHEVAVSPDESRLYVGSRREGVVDVVDPAARERLGAVDVGDDARVQGVAVGPEGDRGYAVDQAGARVVAFDPGAVGGAEGTDEPGDPSDAPVLGAAAVGADPYDLVVTDDRVFVPGRGDGVVHEFDRDLGLATVHEGFDRPVDLFRIEGEWWVLDAAADRLRSLSGAVVETPAPGLVATRVGDRLVVSHYDDDRVSLVDVAEGTIWTAETGAYPFGSVVV comes from the coding sequence ATGACGGGTGGCGGAGCGGCCCACCGCGGCGACGCGGGCGACTCCGATCGCCCGGCCGACCGCCTCGTCGCGGTCCCCTGCGAGGGCGACGACGCCCTCGCGCTGTTCGCGCTTTCCGACGGGGAGCCGCTCGGCGAGGTCCCGGTCGGGAGCCATCCGGTTCACGCGACGACCCACCGAGGGCGTACGTTCGTCGCGACCATGGGCGAGCGGGCGATAACCGCGGTCGACCCGAACGGAGCTGTCTCGCGGATCGAAACCGGCGTGCTCGGCCCCTCTCACTTCGCGGCCGCGAACGGCGAGCTGTTCGTCTCCTGTAGCGCCGGCGACGCGCTCGCCGTCGTCGACCCCGAGTCGCTGACGCTCGTCGCCCGGATCGCGGTCGGCGCCGAGCCCCACGAGGTCGCCGTCTCTCCGGACGAGAGCCGGCTCTACGTCGGGAGCCGCCGGGAGGGCGTCGTCGACGTCGTCGACCCCGCGGCCCGCGAGCGGCTCGGCGCCGTCGACGTCGGCGATGACGCCCGCGTGCAGGGCGTCGCGGTCGGCCCCGAGGGCGACCGCGGCTACGCCGTCGATCAGGCGGGCGCCCGCGTCGTCGCCTTCGATCCTGGGGCGGTCGGCGGGGCGGAGGGGACCGACGAGCCGGGCGACCCCTCCGACGCTCCCGTCCTCGGCGCGGCCGCCGTCGGCGCGGACCCGTACGACCTCGTCGTCACGGACGACCGCGTCTTCGTCCCCGGCCGCGGCGACGGGGTCGTCCACGAGTTCGACCGCGACCTCGGCCTCGCGACGGTCCACGAGGGGTTCGACCGCCCAGTCGACCTGTTCCGGATCGAGGGCGAGTGGTGGGTGCTCGACGCGGCCGCGGACCGGCTCCGGTCGCTCTCGGGAGCGGTCGTCGAAACGCCGGCGCCGGGCCTCGTCGCGACCCGCGTCGGCGACCGGCTGGTCGTCTCGCACTACGACGACGACCGGGTCTCGCTCGTCGACGTCGCGGAGGGCACGATATGGACGGCGGAGACGGGGGCGTACCCCTTCGGCTCCGTCGTGGTCTGA
- a CDS encoding YeeE/YedE family protein encodes MMLSPVAYVGISIAVGLSFGVLLQKARFCFVSAFRDFVAFKDTRVLKGLLAGIAVMTVFWSVQATFGYFRGFWTPAWGLGSLFGGFVFGLGMTLAGGCASGTLYRAGQGYLQFWLVLLFMFVGYVLFAFAFPVAETYYFQTLNPFDGRTLYLSLPFSPAVTGAGAVALGTLAYAFVKGKSRLPDDPSGGTGVGADTRAQAALGGSRTFSAVSVGLRGIADGTVEYARGLRDDDRPLKVRLRDSWDARTAGVAMALVASLWFYVHGHWAITGSEARWAGYLLGQAGYDVASVEYWGSILFRDGNISLTIDMVMIASLVVGSFIAAYASGDFRIRKPKLNRVPNYAAGGLLMGVGSRLAAGCNIANLFSGVALLSVHSFLAGAGIILGVYVMTHYMYREVGCAI; translated from the coding sequence ATGATGCTATCGCCCGTCGCTTACGTCGGGATATCCATCGCGGTCGGGCTCTCGTTCGGGGTGCTGTTACAGAAGGCGCGGTTCTGCTTCGTCAGCGCGTTCCGGGACTTCGTCGCGTTCAAGGACACCCGCGTGCTGAAGGGGTTACTCGCCGGGATCGCGGTGATGACCGTGTTCTGGAGCGTCCAGGCCACGTTCGGCTACTTCCGCGGCTTCTGGACGCCCGCCTGGGGGCTCGGGTCGCTGTTCGGCGGCTTCGTCTTCGGGCTCGGGATGACGCTCGCCGGCGGCTGCGCGTCCGGCACCCTCTACCGCGCCGGACAGGGGTACCTCCAGTTCTGGCTCGTCCTCCTCTTCATGTTCGTCGGCTACGTCCTCTTCGCGTTCGCGTTCCCCGTCGCGGAGACGTACTACTTCCAGACGCTGAACCCGTTCGACGGGCGGACGCTGTACCTCTCGCTGCCGTTCTCGCCGGCCGTGACGGGAGCCGGCGCCGTCGCGCTCGGCACCCTCGCGTACGCGTTCGTGAAGGGGAAGAGCCGGCTCCCCGACGACCCCTCCGGCGGGACCGGCGTGGGGGCCGACACCCGCGCGCAGGCCGCGCTCGGCGGCTCCCGGACGTTCTCGGCCGTCTCGGTCGGCCTGCGCGGCATCGCCGATGGGACCGTGGAATACGCCCGCGGGCTCCGCGACGACGACCGACCGCTGAAGGTCCGCCTCCGCGACTCGTGGGACGCGCGGACCGCCGGCGTCGCGATGGCGCTCGTCGCGAGCCTCTGGTTCTACGTGCACGGCCACTGGGCGATCACCGGCAGCGAGGCGCGCTGGGCCGGCTACCTGCTCGGGCAGGCGGGGTACGACGTCGCGAGCGTCGAGTACTGGGGCTCGATCCTCTTCCGCGACGGGAACATCTCGCTGACCATCGACATGGTGATGATCGCGTCGCTCGTCGTCGGCTCCTTTATCGCCGCGTACGCCTCCGGCGACTTCCGGATCCGCAAGCCGAAGCTGAACCGCGTCCCCAACTACGCCGCGGGGGGCCTCCTGATGGGCGTCGGCTCGCGGCTCGCGGCCGGCTGCAACATCGCGAACCTCTTCTCGGGGGTCGCGCTGCTGTCGGTCCACTCCTTCCTGGCCGGCGCGGGGATCATCCTCGGCGTCTACGTGATGACCCACTACATGTACCGCGAGGTCGGCTGCGCGATTTAG
- a CDS encoding rhodanese-like domain-containing protein, with the protein MVEELTPEEVNERVRKGDIRVIDTRPPAQYEQGHIPGAINVPLGDLPARVPDIEWDDTDVVCACPVGQSSKQAAMLISSYEGVEEDVVVASMSGGYEEWDFELETGSPADA; encoded by the coding sequence ATGGTCGAGGAACTCACCCCCGAGGAAGTCAACGAGCGCGTTCGGAAGGGCGACATCCGCGTCATCGACACGCGACCGCCGGCGCAGTACGAGCAAGGTCACATCCCCGGCGCGATCAACGTGCCCCTGGGCGACCTCCCCGCCCGAGTCCCCGACATCGAGTGGGACGACACCGACGTCGTCTGCGCGTGTCCGGTCGGCCAGTCCTCGAAGCAGGCCGCGATGCTGATCAGCAGCTACGAGGGCGTCGAGGAGGACGTCGTCGTCGCCAGCATGTCCGGCGGCTACGAGGAGTGGGACTTCGAGCTGGAGACCGGTTCGCCCGCGGACGCCTAG
- a CDS encoding sensor histidine kinase: MDAGTARRELYEVMNEPREFDAKAERALALGKRYLDVENAHLTEIHPDTDYWETVASTDPPDGAFPSGLVLDLGTTYCRRAVADGGTVALHDAPEQGWADDPAFEAHGLRCYHGSPIVVGDELYGTVCFVSEDARSRPFSDEETLFAELIARMLEHELQRRRTAAEIERLDQFASVLAHDLRNPLGVAQGYVDLARKSTGNRHLDTAANALDRMEELIEDVLTMVRQGRTVESAEEVRLASVADGCWESVVTGESELRVETDLAIRAATDRLRRLFENLFRNSVEHGSASSRAKPGDAIEHGGGGVTVRVGALPDGAGFYVEDDGPGIPASERDSVFERGYSSESQGSGLGLAIVASVVQAHDWRIEVTDSPTGGTRFEISDVVVLDPGSG, from the coding sequence ATGGACGCCGGGACGGCACGCCGGGAGCTCTACGAGGTGATGAACGAGCCTCGCGAGTTCGACGCGAAGGCCGAGCGGGCGCTCGCGCTCGGCAAACGGTACCTCGACGTCGAGAACGCGCACCTGACGGAGATCCATCCCGACACCGATTACTGGGAGACGGTCGCCAGCACTGACCCGCCGGACGGGGCGTTCCCGTCCGGACTCGTTCTCGACCTCGGGACCACGTACTGTCGGCGCGCCGTCGCCGACGGCGGAACGGTCGCGCTCCACGATGCCCCCGAACAGGGGTGGGCCGACGACCCCGCCTTCGAGGCGCACGGGCTCCGGTGTTATCACGGGAGCCCCATCGTCGTCGGCGACGAGCTGTACGGAACGGTCTGTTTCGTCTCCGAGGACGCCCGGTCCCGACCCTTCAGCGACGAGGAGACCCTGTTCGCGGAGCTGATCGCCCGGATGCTCGAACACGAGCTGCAGCGCCGGCGCACCGCGGCCGAGATCGAGCGGTTAGACCAGTTCGCGAGCGTGCTCGCTCACGACCTGCGAAACCCGCTGGGAGTGGCGCAGGGGTACGTCGATCTCGCTCGGAAGTCGACCGGGAATCGGCACCTCGACACCGCGGCGAACGCGCTCGACCGGATGGAGGAGCTCATCGAGGACGTCCTGACGATGGTCCGACAGGGCCGGACCGTCGAGTCGGCCGAAGAGGTCCGACTGGCGTCGGTGGCCGACGGGTGCTGGGAGTCCGTCGTGACCGGGGAGTCGGAGCTCCGCGTCGAGACGGACCTCGCGATCCGGGCGGCGACCGACCGCCTCCGGCGGCTGTTCGAGAACCTCTTTCGGAACAGCGTGGAGCACGGTTCCGCGAGTAGCCGGGCGAAGCCCGGCGACGCGATCGAGCACGGGGGCGGCGGGGTGACCGTCCGCGTCGGCGCGCTCCCCGACGGAGCGGGCTTCTACGTCGAGGACGACGGGCCGGGCATCCCGGCGAGCGAGCGGGACTCCGTCTTCGAGCGGGGGTACTCGTCGGAGTCGCAGGGCAGCGGTCTGGGGCTGGCGATCGTCGCGAGCGTCGTGCAGGCCCACGACTGGCGAATCGAGGTGACCGACTCCCCGACGGGCGGGACCCGATTCGAGATCAGCGACGTCGTCGTCCTCGATCCCGGTTCGGGCTGA
- a CDS encoding twin-arginine translocation signal domain-containing protein, with product MSDDCGCGTNDAASCASGDETPGASDGAAARPAKGSVLANDDRRNPFADGIDRRRLLQASGAVGATTALAGCSGGGGGGGDEPAPTMFVFNNGDRTLSVVDTESDELLTTAFLGTTASFPANQYATGIDDEHDVLWLNVSGGVRALDQRTLEELAFVETGYGPNYPNVTPDGEHLLIASGGTTGMEPEGDANHAIFRVDANRDSDTFGEVTAEIETGYVGPCDMTLGPDGDYAFVVDVADEAIRVLSVDPFETVNRVDAGEPVTEGNVLPFMCTASFDGELLLVENGEGTLGGDPEVPREGSESVWDVSDPENPEEIAKITRDDGLPGAPITSEVAPDNTAAYLFIPGEGVGVIDLEANEYATTLDVGGSSIAGAWGPNREKLYVPVQDANQVAVIEHASREVVATVEAGEAPTGAVAGTVRPEGDAVSSIQASLASLGVTFGEMEASWCMDDHCYCG from the coding sequence ATGAGCGACGACTGCGGATGTGGAACGAACGACGCGGCGTCGTGCGCCTCGGGCGACGAGACGCCCGGCGCGTCCGACGGCGCGGCAGCCCGCCCCGCGAAGGGGAGCGTGCTGGCGAACGACGACCGCCGCAACCCGTTCGCCGACGGGATCGACCGGCGACGCCTCCTGCAGGCGTCGGGCGCCGTCGGCGCGACGACGGCGCTGGCCGGCTGTTCGGGCGGCGGCGGTGGGGGCGGCGACGAGCCCGCGCCGACGATGTTCGTCTTCAACAACGGCGACCGGACGCTGAGCGTCGTCGACACGGAGAGCGACGAGCTGCTCACCACCGCGTTCCTCGGCACGACCGCCTCCTTCCCGGCCAACCAGTACGCCACGGGGATCGACGACGAACACGACGTGCTCTGGCTGAACGTCTCCGGCGGCGTCCGCGCGCTCGACCAGCGCACCCTCGAGGAGCTCGCCTTCGTCGAGACTGGATACGGTCCGAACTACCCGAACGTGACGCCCGACGGCGAGCACCTCCTGATCGCCTCCGGCGGGACGACCGGCATGGAGCCCGAGGGCGACGCGAACCACGCCATCTTCCGCGTCGACGCGAACCGCGACAGCGACACCTTCGGCGAGGTGACCGCCGAGATCGAGACCGGCTACGTCGGCCCCTGCGACATGACGCTGGGCCCGGACGGCGACTACGCCTTCGTCGTCGACGTCGCCGACGAGGCGATCCGCGTGCTGAGCGTCGACCCGTTCGAGACGGTGAACCGGGTCGACGCCGGCGAGCCGGTCACCGAGGGCAACGTCCTCCCGTTCATGTGTACCGCCTCCTTCGACGGGGAGCTCCTCCTCGTCGAGAACGGCGAGGGGACGCTCGGCGGCGACCCCGAGGTGCCCCGCGAGGGCTCCGAGAGCGTCTGGGACGTCTCCGACCCGGAGAACCCGGAGGAGATCGCGAAGATCACCCGCGACGACGGGCTCCCGGGCGCGCCGATCACGAGCGAGGTCGCCCCCGACAACACCGCCGCGTACCTCTTCATCCCCGGCGAGGGCGTCGGCGTGATCGACCTCGAGGCGAACGAGTACGCGACGACGCTCGACGTCGGCGGCAGCAGCATCGCCGGCGCGTGGGGGCCGAACCGCGAGAAGCTGTACGTCCCGGTGCAGGACGCGAACCAGGTCGCCGTGATCGAACACGCGAGCCGCGAGGTCGTCGCGACGGTCGAGGCCGGCGAGGCGCCCACCGGCGCGGTCGCCGGCACGGTCCGCCCGGAGGGGGACGCGGTGTCGAGCATCCAGGCGTCGCTCGCCTCCCTCGGCGTCACCTTCGGCGAGATGGAGGCGTCGTGGTGCATGGACGACCACTGCTACTGCGGGTAG
- a CDS encoding MoaD/ThiS family protein: MATIKLPAVLVGGSATSEVEVEGDTVRELFDNHADEHGPELRDSVLEDGEIKEFINVYVEGTPVDGVDAEVPADAQVRVIPAASGGR, translated from the coding sequence ATGGCCACGATTAAACTGCCGGCCGTCCTCGTCGGCGGGTCCGCGACCTCGGAGGTCGAGGTCGAGGGCGACACCGTCCGCGAACTGTTCGACAACCACGCCGACGAGCACGGCCCGGAGCTCCGGGACAGCGTGCTCGAGGACGGCGAGATCAAGGAGTTCATCAACGTCTACGTCGAGGGGACGCCCGTCGACGGCGTCGACGCCGAGGTCCCGGCCGACGCGCAGGTCCGCGTCATCCCCGCCGCGTCCGGCGGTCGGTAA
- a CDS encoding sulfurtransferase TusA family protein encodes MSQPSWDDVVEMPDELDDETAEALLEDATEVQDMTGEVCPYPQVEAKKAIAGLAPGDVLVQETDHVPSTENVPKAVGDDATAKVWKSGDGRYRIFMRKE; translated from the coding sequence ATGAGCCAACCATCGTGGGACGACGTCGTCGAGATGCCCGACGAGCTCGACGACGAGACCGCCGAAGCGCTCTTGGAGGACGCGACCGAGGTACAGGACATGACCGGCGAGGTCTGCCCGTACCCGCAGGTCGAGGCGAAGAAGGCCATCGCGGGGCTCGCCCCCGGCGACGTGCTCGTCCAGGAGACCGATCACGTTCCGAGCACGGAGAACGTGCCGAAGGCGGTCGGCGACGACGCGACCGCCAAAGTCTGGAAGTCCGGCGACGGCCGCTACCGCATCTTCATGCGGAAGGAGTAA
- a CDS encoding SaoD/DsrE family protein, with translation MKVAYVFATAGQTIDYVLGDMILPQLEAGAHGADVVGMFFFHDNTYALREDDPLGQRLADVAAEREILLMLCDQCATRRGLAEFDRTDEHGRDRYEPTNTVEGAAVGCFPDLYEALGEVGVDHVITL, from the coding sequence ATGAAGGTCGCCTACGTCTTCGCGACGGCCGGACAGACCATCGACTACGTGCTCGGGGACATGATCCTCCCGCAGCTGGAGGCCGGAGCGCACGGCGCCGACGTGGTCGGGATGTTCTTTTTCCACGACAACACCTACGCGCTCCGCGAGGACGACCCGCTGGGGCAGCGGCTCGCCGACGTGGCGGCCGAGCGGGAGATCCTCCTCATGCTGTGCGACCAGTGCGCCACCCGCCGCGGGCTCGCCGAGTTCGATCGGACCGACGAGCACGGCCGCGACCGCTACGAACCGACGAACACGGTCGAGGGCGCCGCGGTCGGCTGCTTCCCCGACCTCTACGAGGCGCTCGGCGAGGTCGGCGTCGACCACGTGATCACGCTGTAG